The following nucleotide sequence is from Coffea eugenioides isolate CCC68of chromosome 10, Ceug_1.0, whole genome shotgun sequence.
GTCTTCTCtcattctttttgtttttcttcttttagtaTATTATTTCAAATTTACCTGctctctatttttttaaaatgtcaaaaacaAAATGAGTTAATGTATGTCAAATGACTAGGAAACCTCTACTGAGTTTTGCTGTTTCATAAAATATATTCAAATATTCAAGAGTCATCTGGAGCTAATGATGCAATAAAATATATCATGACCATAAGAACCTTTCAGTGGTCACCTTATCCTTTATTTGGAATTTCTCTATGCTTCCTCCTATGAAACATGTTTCTGTGTTTCATTTCGCctatttctattaggaattgGATATTGGATTGTGAAACAGAATCTTATCCTAGACATGTCATGGGGGTATGGTCGGGCACAGTTCTTAAAGTGGTGCTCAgtctaatttttatttttattttatgttatcCATACTCTGCAAGAGTCTGACATGCAGGACCTCATCCCCCAAAGGTCCCATTAAGTAGCTATCAAGTAGATTGGTGATTTCAATTTTGGGCCCCACCACCATTTTCTCAGTAGTTGCTGATTGAAAATCAACTTCTTGTTTTCCCCATCTGTGTATCTAAGAAAATCAACTTTGTTGAATATGTCTGAACCTCAGTTGCCCCGGATTACGGATGGCTGGAGCTGCTTTTAAGTTCTATATTACAAACTTCAATTTCTGCAACAGAGATGATAAATTTGTTAAAATGTTATGACATTTGTTGTGTCTATAAAGATTTGAAGCATCCCGAGTGTGTCAAATAAAACTGCACATTTTTTCCATGAGTagcccaaaaataaataaataaataagttcTGTCTTGACTTCTTGGCATACTATCACTTGTACTTTGTAAAAAATATGATCAAAATTGTTCGTATATAACACAATTGTTCTCACTTGGATAgttattatatttttcaattggaTCCTGTGGATTCTCGTGTAGTAATGTGAAGGAGCCTTCCATGTGATGATGGCATGAAAAACATTTTGATTACTGAATATGTACTCTGTGTTGATCTATTTTGTGAATATTTTCGGACTAGTTGACCTATCATGAATTGGTCAAAGTAGGAACTCATCCAAATTCCTGGTCTGATTAACGTCTCCAAGTACCTGAATTTGAGTTGCTAACTGATTTGATGGTGATTACAAGAGAAACTAGTAGCATGAGGATGTAGCTCAGAACTGAGTCAGTAACTGATCTATGATTGTTGACAgtgtttgtttctttttcagTTTTCCTTGTTAGATCTTAAAAGCTTCTTGTTTGCAGTTATGTTGAGTTATAAACTTCCAAGTTAGAACTATGGTTTTAATAAACTGGTATCATCTGAACTGCCTTgtgccttttacttttcattgtCTTGTATTGGccttaatttatttttaaaaaaattataaatatgtTTCCCATCAGGTATATAAAAGGCCATGACCACTTAATCTGCATTTTCTGTGATCCTAATGTCTGTCCGGGATTGTAATACTTGCAATGTTATTTGCCGCATCTAAGTTGGAATGGCAAGTCAGACAAACAAACTGTTTCGCATTTGAGTTTAAACAATGTAATGGCAGCCTTTGCATGCTGTAAAGACTTTCTTTTGGTGACTTTGTTGCAGGTAACGGAGGACAGAAGCTATAAACCAGAAAGTGAGGAAGAGTTAAACAATATGTACTGGAGACGAATGGAATATATAGAAGGTGAAGATGGAGAAATATCCTGGTTCAATGCCGGTGTGAGGGTTGGAGTTGGCATTGGACTCGGCATTTGTCTTGGAGTCGGAATAGGAGTGGGTTTGCTCGTTCGCACGTACCAAGCCACCACCGGAAGCTTCAGAAGGCGGCTTATGTAGTTCTTTTTGCGTCGCCATTTGTTTAAAACTAATCCAAAGGCAAACATACGCTTGGTATGCGAGTCTTGACTCTTCGGTGCCTATTCTAGCTGTgaatttctctctttttgttgaAAGGGTTGGGGTTAACATTGTATTTTTCCATATACAAACACccttttcaagttttttttttttttttggcttttcatCTTTGAACGTGTTTTTGTATTGATAAAGAGTGTCAAGAGATAGCATGCCCTGTAAGCTTTAGTACTGGCACTCCAAAGATTGTATTATTTTTGTAAATAGCTTTGCCAAATCTTGGATTGCAATAAGTTGCAGGCGTTTTCTGATGATGGTTTCTGAGTTCTGATAAGAGCCAAGTTGGTTACCTTTGAAGCACGTATAGGGCTGAAAGTAGTtttttgtaattattcaaaatgTACATGCAATTACTGGATGATCGACAGCAACTTACCGTGCTTTTAATGAAATTCACCTCCATTGTCTAGTGTTGCTGTTTACAGGCTCGTTGCCATTTGTCCAGTATAAACGAAGTCATCGATTTCCCTAAACTACTTCAGTTAGCTATCGTTTTTATCCAGCAGCAGCACTTTCCGAGTAAAATTTCCATGGACCATACCCCCGGAATGGGTTTAGACTGACGGTCACATCCAAGAAGAATTATCAGAGGTGAAATGCAAGAACCTGAAGTTACTAAGAGACAAGGCACGCTTGACTTGGCCATCTTTGCAAGTTGGAAAACGCAATGACAGTTGTGCCCCTTCTGTTAACATCCAAATTCTTTATAGTTAACATCTCCCATTGGGACAATAAATACTTCAGCATTGGAAAGCAATAGGTAAGTTAATAGCCTTGAAATTGGCTTTCTTTGTCAAGTTAAACAATTATTAGGTCCCATGGTATAGCAGCCTACCGTCAAGCAGGAGAGCCCATTAATCgttaatatatattatacacCCGTTCCTAGATTAAAGATGGAAATTCAGCTGGCAGGCGAAGCAAGGGTCTCCGGCTCAGGTGCAACCTCAGCTCCAGTAAAACCATTTGGATGTTTGTCAAAACCCCATACTTTTGCAGCTTTGACATCATCCTGAGCCATCCGCCTTGAGAACTCTTCATGATCATACTGCAACGTGGCTTTCCCTCCAAACTCTGTCGGAAGATTATCCACATCGAAATATGACCTCATGAGCTCCACACTATCCTTATTTTTTGggtacacaaatttcaccttctGAAAAGTCTTGGGATCCAAAAAATACTTGACAATCTGCAAGCACAGAAGCACGTATCAGGCAAATAGCAAGTTGTTCAAAAGTCTTTTACCAAACATGGTTATATGTTCCGAAACCCCCTATAGGATGTTCCACAATATTAGAATCCACCACCCTACTAAGCTCCTTTATAAAGAAGACTGTATTATGCCTATTTTTCAACTTTTATCTGAATAGTTGTGGTACTTTAGCATCTGAATGTGTAAGGTTTTAGTTGCTGGCAATAACCAGAATAAGAAAATTAGACAGATTCAATAGCTCAAGATCCTAAATACCCAGAGACGGAAATAAACTACAATTATGATGTACatctgcaaaagaaattaaCAGTGGTACTCATGATCTCCACTCAGCTCATTACAGACCTTCCAAAATGCTTCAAAAATACGTGGAGGACTGTAGAGGAATGCAACAGCTAGTCTCTCAGGGTAATGGTTTTGCAGTACGTTTACTGTGTCTTTGGCAGATTTGATTGGCACATTATTGGTTATAGACCAACCAGTGAAGTCTATTAACCAAGCCATCTGTTCTTGACCTTCAGGCAGATTAAGGATGGCATTTTCGATGAGATACACCAGATGTCTAATCTGGTTGTCGATTGATGTTGTGTTCTGCAACATTTAACAGCATCCCTTGATGATCACATTACGCAGAAGAAAGAAACCAAACCGATACTCAAAATAAATCATTTGAAGGAATCTACGCTAGAATTTGGTAGTCCAAGGACTTCACCTGCTTTCCAGGTCTCAGAATAAGAACGGTCCTTCCATGGCGGTCATGAAAATTAGCTCTAAATACCTTTCCAGTCTCACCCTCAACAGCAACCTCATGCTAACAAGTTTGATGGTTATAGAAAAGTTAGATTATGCACAATTTTCAGCATATTGGAGAGAACGAGAGATATGAGAAAGCATAGAAATCTGGGAAACATatttgaggaaaaaaataaatatttcatttcaaaattttgataaaacaaATTCTGTCTGATTCTAATATGTATTTCATCATTGATTACTCTAAGACATGCATTGAGCAGGTTTGCTTATGAATTGTCACAACAAAAGAACTATTAGGAATAAAGGATGAAAGAGATGAACAAAAAGTTAAATTCTTACCCAGCGAATTTCTTCTGGCTTGTAGGTTGATCTCCATCTTAGTGTCTCCTCCAACATCTTTTTTGCTTTATCTACATTCCAGCTTCTGGCTTCCAAGTATCTCTTCAAGCACGCATCACTGCAATACTGTAAACCACGTCCCGATAAAGGACCCAAAGCAGCCTTAAGTTCAGTAACCTGCAAGCATACCACAAAATTGGTAGTATTCATAAGAGGAATGACCGCAGTCATCAATGAAACCAACAGCACTTTTTACCTCCAAACTTGGGTTCAAAGTCAATATTTAAATGTCAAATGAGAAAAGTAAGTCAATTTATGTAATTGCAAGTAAAGTTACAAATTACTTTTATCTGACAAAAGATTGTACTTACTGGGAGCCAGCCCAGTAATGTAATGATAAATGTCTAGGTAATAGGTGATATAGCCCATTTTGGACTAAAACTTTAGAGTCAATAGACCATAAATTCCAAGCAAAAGGACTAAAACCTATTCAGACCAGGACCATATCTTTGCAGACTTAATTGAAATGGCTACTAGAGATGATTCCAACTAAAATTCTGGACATTAGACCTACTAACAAATAGTTTCTCATTGGCTTATTCACAAACTCATGACCAGTGAAATAACCAAAAATCATGTGTGCGCCAAAAAAGATGAGAATAGCTACAGCAAAATAAACATTGAAACCCACCAATAACAGTattaaaaagcaaaaaaaaatcttcctACAGATAAGCAGCCAAATTATGAATTAGTTTATTTAAGAAGTTAAATGAATTATGCATTTTACCACTTCTCAATACCTTTTCCTGCTGCTCATCAGAATCCTTCTCGTGATGTGAATTGTTCCACCGACGAAACATTGCTAGAGCTAGAGGAGTCAATCCACATTGAACAACAGCAATTATATTTAGTGAATTTATCATTTCAGCAATTCATATTGACTTTGAATGCTGACTGTGAAACTGAGGCAGACAGAATTAATACACTCAAGCAACAGCTAATTCGCATATAGaaaacagtaaaaaaaaaatctcaagtCATAGGTCATCCTAGTGCTTAAAAAAAATCTCAGCTAATATTTAGTGCATATAAGCTCACCTCAACACATAGAATGTCACTGACTTACAGTGACACTTGAATGTCAGAGACATACAGTGACACTTGAAAGTAACACACGAGCTCACCTCCACATTGACTAATATGAAGTTTAAAGTTTTTAACATGATCACTTTTGGCCCAAAATTTTAAGTTATGCACTTCTACAAATTGAAGTATATATCAACTGTTAAAACTAGATCTACTTAGTATAGGAGAAAGCCCTCAGTCCGAAACAATTCAACAATGTTTACACCAGCCTATTCTCCAATGCAGAAGATTGCAACTTTTATTTTAGCCCTGAAATATTATATGAgtaattgcaagaaaataagaGTAAAAGTGAATGGATGGTAGCCCAGGTGATGAACCAACAGACCacaaataaatgaattattattGTGATCCAAGCGTAGCTTTTAAGCTGCTAACTCTTTTTAACCTCCTCCCACCACGGAGAATATGATCATCATACACGCACGCATTTAACTATATCCTAAGCACAAAATTTAATATTTCGCCTCATCATACACCAGAGCTAACCCATCCCAAGGAAATCTCAAAGAAATGAACTGAGAAATTCTGATAAAAGCAGTGCCAAAGCAATGAATTCCTGAATTCCGATAAAAATAATGGTATAGGAACCTATATTAAAAAGgcaaatatttatttaaaaatgtcTTAAGCTTTTGCCTTTATAGTATAGATGGAACAAAAAATCAAGGTTGAAACGTACTTTTCAGAAACAGAATGCCCGAAATGAAACCTTTTCCAAGACTTCTGTTCCTTCACAGTTAATATTCATTTCCACCAACGAACTGGGCTTAGAAATAGCAAACAGACTAATAGTTCAACGTTAACAGCTCCCTCTCAAAAAGtccctttcaattttttttctcactTCAAACTTGTATATTAGAACCAACCAAACTAGCccttttcaagaaaacattcaaCAATCAAGATCCAATAACCCGCAGATTCAACAGATCCATTAATTCAATTCTAGCCcaaagaaaaacccaaaaagaaaagaaaaaggaaaacaaagctcaAGCAAGAATATCCCTATACATAAATCCCAACTCCAACCACAGctataaaaaaaagagagagagaaagaaagaaagaaagaaagaaattgatTAAAGCATCGGCCAGTGACCATACCTGGTTTGCAGAAACTGGGAGGCTAGAAGTGGAGAAATGAAGAGGTTTTTGGTGGGTttaaatttccaaataaagCAGGATCGTGCAAATGGTTCTAGTCTTGCCTTGTAGCAGTTTGCTCACAAGATTTTCTCCGACGCGCGCACACACACTCACCAGTATAGTGTGTACTACGTATACACGCGgtagagagagacagagagagatgGGAATGAGATTTTTGTGGGAGAGTTATTCTAACGAGAATGGTACGGTATTTCGTCCCCTGAAGAACATTTGCTATAATTACAGGTTGGTTAGATTGTTGAACATCACAGCCCGCAATCGAACGGTAGAGTTTAAGTCAAATTTTGAAAGAGTAATTTCTTGCGTTGATCATTCATGGGATGTGAGGCAAGAATAAAGGGGGCTGTCATGTTTGGAGATCTCCGCCTCGAAGGCAAGGGACCTTCACATATTTGCCACCAGGAATTGAGGAAGCGAGGAAAAACACTGCAACTGCCACGTTACCCTTGACTTGAAAAACCTGAGCAAATTCCTTGGAATATTTGCAAAAAAAAGCTGGCGGTGTTCATTTTTTTCTGGTGGGTTCTATtctatgtttttctttttcttatgtAGTGTAGCAAATTAGCTAGGTTAATCCTTTTGGGTGTGTTTAGGTTAGAgattgtttgaaaaaaaattatttggaaagatattttgtgatttatatgagataaaaagaaagttaaaaatataaaatattttgaaatatatttataatacaaGTAAAATGTTATTTAGTTAATATTATATACGATATTTACACAATTACAGTTAGATGCATCgtacaaatataaaatttagatttttaatttaaatttaaattaattatcgTGCAATTAATAATAACACTACTGTTAGTATATAGAAAATGAATCCTAATCTTAAAGAGAAAAAATATCTAgtcatttcttcaattttttagAATTGTTTTAAAATACCAAGTAAGCTGATTTTATTGGTAGTGTGGCTAAAAAATGTATTACAATGAAGAAGACCATCCAAAAAGCATATAGTCATTTGAAACACAATTTTTAGGTAAATGAATTGAAAATGTGATCTCTACGATTTTTCAGGGGCTTCAGGCAAAGATTGTCATTCGGCATTATACATAAAAATTGACAAATGCCAATTGGAAAGAggacgaaaaaaaaaaaagaatcgaTAAATTCGAGAAAATTTTTATGGTTCATTATTACCCTAGAGCAAGTTCGGTCCGAATGAGCACAAAAATTGGGCCAATTTTGTACCCTACTTGAATTAGTAAATGCTGTGCTTGGAAACGTCAATTGGTCCACACTCAAAAAAGAAAGACGACGGCGAAAAAGCCTTATTTTCTTGACTAATTGGTAcccactttttcttttctccgtTTTATCAGTACAGGGTCCTTCTAGAAAGAACACACCGAAATACTACTAAATGCGTTGGGCAGCGGGGTAAATTCCTGATGATTCGGTGGGGCCCGCTCTCTCAGGCGCAGTGGGATTAGTTGGGGTTAATGGCGGTGTCAGGTATCCAGTCCCAGACCGCTACCCCCAGATAcccctgtgttgacaaaaaaaaaaaaaaaatactactaAATGCGTGGTCAAGAAACCCCAAAGACTTGCCAGAACATAAAAAAGATCCGCTACAAACAAGAAAGTTGCAATGAGGGAAATGAATAGCAAAACTCAATCAATAGCAGTAAAAGAAAAACACTAGAAAACGATTTTAAATCATGCTGagctcattttcttttttcaagtaaaatgaaataagaaTGGACAGACACTTTGGAAACCAAGTGGTAGGTTAATATtccagaagacaccaacaaatAGGACATGCCATGCCACGACGAGCACAAGGATTCAATTAAGATAGAATTGAGTCCATCCACATTTGGTAG
It contains:
- the LOC113749134 gene encoding phosphatidylinositol transfer protein 3 encodes the protein MFRRWNNSHHEKDSDEQQEKVTELKAALGPLSGRGLQYCSDACLKRYLEARSWNVDKAKKMLEETLRWRSTYKPEEIRWHEVAVEGETGKVFRANFHDRHGRTVLILRPGKQNTTSIDNQIRHLVYLIENAILNLPEGQEQMAWLIDFTGWSITNNVPIKSAKDTVNVLQNHYPERLAVAFLYSPPRIFEAFWKIVKYFLDPKTFQKVKFVYPKNKDSVELMRSYFDVDNLPTEFGGKATLQYDHEEFSRRMAQDDVKAAKVWGFDKHPNGFTGAEVAPEPETLASPAS